The proteins below are encoded in one region of Sminthopsis crassicaudata isolate SCR6 chromosome 1, ASM4859323v1, whole genome shotgun sequence:
- the WIZ gene encoding protein Wiz isoform X13 encodes MEGPPGGGTAPPPRPAVPERPPSLVLRSESEEDVEAEDGEEGSPVSALYPVRPLGPRSLEGLRDLQDNDGVAVANFDPSTFSLMRCEFCGAGFDTRAGLSSHARAHLRDFGITNWELTISPINILKELLAASAERPVLVAPGPGEPGSPGCEREMLGFGPPSLMTLSECRGRGSPLSPFPQAWGDELGPIYRDVLASEEEEMVAMELASPPLPKKSLPPGQLDQTASRLGNKMSPEIPHGSKQEPPDLKAQNLTTCEVCGACFETRKGLSSHARSHLRQLGVAESESSGAPIDLLYELMKQKGKPDSSPLPLPLAKKSGSPKEATASPRPGLLTLSKAVDRSPDIPINKAIKSPPGFSSKGLSHPPGSPLLKKVPPALSGSPPPKNPEDKSPKLPLSPLSGSPKAQWPQPEDEGPLNLTLDSDSGRELDCQLCGAWFETRKGLSSHARAHLRHLGVSDPDAKGSPIDVLHELIKSDGFQTRLPAEREVLAEPGRSGFSALRPSATALSLLSPPPAKKPKPRASGEASLRGKQDLSASIFWASDVELSPLNLSSGPEPVRDIRCEFCGEFFENRKGLSSHARSHLRQMGVTEWYVNGSPIDTLREILKRRTQPRAGGPPNPTLPGPKGLAKAMGGGPGSSLEARSASELHVPPSAKKLQPSSSPLGHSPTTSPPPTARKMFPGLPPPSLQKKLKPDQMRMEIKREMLAGSLHSEGHPSDGPWSPREDMAPLNLSSRAEPVRDIRCEFCGEFFENRKGLSSHARSHLRQMGVTEWSVNGSPIDTLREILKKKAKPCLIKKEPATGELPSPLGEDGPKSPGKVLQALSLTPLPGRPGKPGPGSANIPREMTLSPLATKPSAGFLTPLTAKRPLPDDRLLAGELKPKTYIQTELPFKTKTIHDKSSHTSSEACCELCGLYFENRKALASHARAHLRQFGVTEWCVNGSPIETLSEWIKHRPQKVGAYRSYIQGGRPFTKKFRNSGHGRDGDKRVPLTLAPNSLALMNKHLGSEFGPGEASRTGDGGERPLASSPLALVKAEEHQRQNINKFERRQARPLDATPSRGEEASDFQQKLEEVRQPPPRVRPVPSLVPRPPQTSLVKFVGNIYTLKCRFCEVEFQGPLSIQEEWVRHLQRHILEMNFSKAEPRPVEPEAPEAQTVAEAQ; translated from the exons TTGCCAACTTTGACCCCAGCACATTCAGCTTGATGCGCTGTGAGTTCTGTGGAGCAGGCTTTGACACCCGAGCAGGCCTTTCTAGCCATGCCCGAGCTCACCTGCGTGACTTTGGCATTACCAACTGGGAGCTCACCATTTCACCTATCAATATTCTCAAGGAGCTGCTGGCAGCATCGGCAGAGCGCCCTGTGTTGGTAGCCCCAGGCCCGGGGGAGCCTGGATCCCCAGGCTGTGAGAGGGAGATGCTGGGCTTTGGCCCACCCAGCCTGATGACTTTGTCGGAATGCAGAGGACGGGGCTCACCACTCTCTCCATTTCCCCAAGCCTGGGGTGATGAGTTGGGGCCAATCTACCGAGATG TTCTGGCCTCTGAGGAAGAAGAGATGGTGGCTATGGAGCTGGCCTCACCCCCACTCCCAAAGAAGAGTCTTCCCCCAGGGCAGCTGGATCAAACTGCCAGCAGGTTGGGTAACAAGATGTCGCCAGAGATTCCCCACGGGAGCAAACAAGAACCCCCAGACCTCAAAG CTCAGAATCTGACAACATGTGAGGTGTGTGGTGCTTGTTTTGAGACCCGAAAAGGCCTTTCCAGCCATGCGCGCTCCCACCTGCGTCAGCTAGGGGTGGCTGAGTCTGAAAGTAGCGGAGCCCCCATCGACCTGCTGTACGAGCTgatgaaacagaaaggaaaaccTGACAGCAGCCCCCTGCCCCTACCCCTGGCCAAGAAATCGGGCTCCCCAAAGGAGGCAACTGCCTCTCCCCGCCCAGGCCTGTTGACCCTCAGCAAGGCAGTTGACAGATCCCCTGATATCCCCATCAACAAGGCCATCAAGTCACCCCCTGGCTTCTCATCCAAGGGCCTCTCCCACCCACCAGGCTCCCCTCTCCTCAAGAAGGTGCCGCCTGCTTTGTCGGGGTCCCCCCCACCCAAGAACCCTGAGGACAAGAGCCCCAAGCTGCCCCTGAGCCCCCTGTCAGGCTCCCCGAAGGCGCAGTGGCCCCAACCAGAGGATGAGGGGCCCCTGAACCTCA CTTTAGATAGTGATTCGGGCAGAGAGCTTGATTGCCAGTTGTGCGGGGCCTGGTTTGAGACCAGAAAGGGCCTGTCCAGTCACGCCAGAGCCCACCTGCGCCACCTGGGGGTGAGCGACCCGGATGCCAAGGGATCCCCCATAGACGTGCTTCACGAGCTCATCAAGAGCGACGGCTTCCAGACCCGCCTCCCAGCAGAGCGGGAGGTGCTGGCAGAGCCTGGGCGGTCTGGCTTTTCGGCCCTCCGGCCCTCGGCCACGGCTCTCTCACTGCTCTCCCCCCCGCCCGCCAAGAAGCCCAAACCGAGGGCGTCGGGTGAGGCCAGCCTTCGGGGGAAGCAGGATCTCTCTGCCAGCATATTCTGGGCCTCAGACGTGGAGCTGTCTCCTCTCAATCTCT CATCAGGCCCAGAGCCAGTCAGGGACATCCGTTGTGAGTTTTGTGGTGAGTTCTTTGAGAATCGAAAAGGCCTGTCAAGCCACGCACGCTCCCATCTGCGGCAGATGGGAGTAACAGAGTGGTATGTCAATGGCTCGCCCATTGACACCCTGAGAGAAATCCTGAAGCGCCGGACCCAGCCTCGGGCTGGAGGACCTCCCAACCCAACCTTGCCAGGCCCAAAGGGACTGGCCAAGGCAATGGGTGGGGGACCCGGTAGCTCTCTGGAGGCCCGAAGTGCTTCAGAGCTGCATGTACCGCCCTCTGCCAAGAAACTGCAGCCATCCAGCAGCCCCCTGGGCCACTCACCAACCACCTCTCCACCTCCAACTGCTCGGAAGATGTTCCCTGGTCTgccacctccctccctccagaagaaattaaagcctgATCAAATGCGGATGGAGATCAAACGGGAGATGTTGGCTGGAAGCCTGCACAGTGAAGGACACCCATCTGATGGACCCTGGTCACCACGTGAGGACATGGCGCCCCTGAATCTAT CTTCCCGGGCTGAGCCAGTCCGGGACATCCGCTGTGAATTCTGTGGTGAATTCTTTGAGAACCGAAAGGGCCTGTCAAGCCATGCACGCTCTCACCTGCGGCAGATGGGGGTAACTGAGTGGTCAGTTAATGGTTCACCCATTGATACTCTTCGAGAGATCCTGAAGAAAAAGGCCAAACCGTGTCTTATTAAGAAGGAACCTGCCACAGGCGAACTGCCCTCACCCTTGGGTGAGGATGGGCCCAAATCCCCTGGAAAGGTGCTTCAGGCCCTGTCTTTGACCCCATTGCCTGGTCGTCCTGGCAAACCGGGGCCTGGCTCTGCCAACATACCCCGGGAGATGACCCTTTCTCCTCTTGCCACCAAACCGTCTGCTGGTTTTCTCACCCCTTTGACGGCAAAGCGGCCGTTGCCTGATGACCGACTTCTCGCTGGGGAATTGAAGCCTAAGACCTATATACAGACAGAGCTGCCCTTCAAGACCAAGACCATTCATGACAAAAGCTCACACACTT CCAGTGAAGCCTGTTGTGAGCTATGTGGTCTCTATTTTGAGAATCGTAAGGCACTGGCCAGTCATGCTCGGGCTCACCTGCGGCAATTTGGAGTGACAGAATGGTGTGTGAATGGCTCCCCAATTGAGACCTTGAGTGAGTGGATCAAGCACAGACCCCAGAAGGTGGGGGCCTACCGCAGCTATATTCAAGGTGGCCGGCCCTTCACCAAGAAGTTCCGTAATTCAGGCCACGGACGAGATGGGGACAAACGAGTGCCCCTCACCTTGGCTCCCAATAGCCTCGCCCTGATGAATAAGCACCTGGGGAGTGAATTTGGGCCTGGAGAAGCTAGCCGGACTGGAGATGGTGGTGAACGACCCCTGGCATCCTCACCTCTTGCATTGGTGAAAGCAGAGGAACACCAGCGTCAGAATATCAATA AATTTGAGCGCAGACAAGCCCGACCTCTGGATGCAACCCCTTCTCGGGGTGAGGAGGCCAGTGACTTTCAGCAGAAACTGGAAGAAGTGCGACAGCCACCTCCTAGAGTAAGGCCTGTCCCCTCACTGGTCCCCCGCCCTCCCCAGACGTCATTGGTGAAATTTGTGGGCAACATCTACACTCTGAAATGCAG GTTCTGCGAAGTGGAGTTCCAGGGTCCCCTCTCCATCCAGGAGGAGTGGGTTCGGCATCTCCAGAGGCACATCCTGGAAATGAACTTCTCCAAAGCGGAGCCCCGGCCTGTGGAGCCTGAGGCCCCAGAGGCACAGACAGTGGCAGAGGCCCAGTAA
- the WIZ gene encoding protein Wiz isoform X2, whose translation MALWSSPGVTPLSLGDNPGKCQAPGPVFSNPKTGNGGSLNQQPERSGVVLLALPQESLIPGELDASDNVLLSFPSPGMEGPPGGGTAPPPRPAVPERPPSLVLRSESEEDVEAEDGEEGSPVSALYPVRPLGPRSLEGLRDLQDNDGVADGPPHHGLGDTLPSASAATTAHRSSSRYRDGGGAEFPLGSPPLLLLGRFPSPSDGRGSRAPWERPFCVDRGADVREESTLERPSSSREAGAPFCSQETSFVSESKAVHTVKTHTELGGGPELRGAPEIAAESPVPLGSWEDRHPTSEPKPLDTFHREHLSKNKKGILRFDWFSDPDEHAHYREKGQGLDSGVGQAMRAQPLREAAPPLALPGFRKSPAPGLGKIRTLEAAVVTERKGLLTEPEVSERSPLPEPRPEWVLPRPGLQTGPELAISKQTWTVNEEDSVERLSLEPPPCGPYDIEMRPYFCNLVEEADKEALGQEEDPAVYTCIECSIYFKKKEHLLDHMMQHSRGPGQDPIGDSRGGQGQFSCSECGWAFGDPGTLEQHRRLHQESREKIIEEIQKLNEFPDEGRDARLQCPKCVFGTNSSKIFVQHAKMHVRERRDQGAKGLGLSCHSGGEAQDSPGHLAYKHFRSNEPPLAQGPPLGLGKGLHSCILCGFPAPNENVLKEHVKYAHSHQPWGGEIEAFEDLASQPGTSRDSYSPARLARIPDVDYFGKADRLFAPAWQEGSAHYDPTPAFALGHQRLDRSSRVKKGFATASFHSRKMLPYSSTHKSLGTLPFSSAKVYNPYTLHPSKKKSMAHLKDLESDVGRDFFTGWEELRPPGSYTSDLGNVEEEMSLTTEIDFPQNRSFNPITIPQPALELKRTFREALQKAESSEAQQHQLRKMVPIVLVEEMNLQPPRAFQAHGRLAKSQGAPSSTELMLDGPIPLDLLLLDSPLEGPLGIDDLFDSDSPMLKNEERKCPYCPDRFHNGIGLANHVRGHLNRVGVSYNVRHFISAEEVKAIEQKFSFQKKKKKVANFDPSTFSLMRCEFCGAGFDTRAGLSSHARAHLRDFGITNWELTISPINILKELLAASAERPVLVAPGPGEPGSPGCEREMLGFGPPSLMTLSECRGRGSPLSPFPQAWGDELGPIYRDVLASEEEEMVAMELASPPLPKKSLPPGQLDQTASRLGNKMSPEIPHGSKQEPPDLKAQNLTTCEVCGACFETRKGLSSHARSHLRQLGVAESESSGAPIDLLYELMKQKGKPDSSPLPLPLAKKSGSPKEATASPRPGLLTLSKAVDRSPDIPINKAIKSPPGFSSKGLSHPPGSPLLKKVPPALSGSPPPKNPEDKSPKLPLSPLSGSPKAQWPQPEDEGPLNLSELGFFKLALDSDSGRELDCQLCGAWFETRKGLSSHARAHLRHLGVSDPDAKGSPIDVLHELIKSDGFQTRLPAEREVLAEPGRSGFSALRPSATALSLLSPPPAKKPKPRASGEASLRGKQDLSASIFWASDVELSPLNLSSGPEPVRDIRCEFCGEFFENRKGLSSHARSHLRQMGVTEWYVNGSPIDTLREILKRRTQPRAGGPPNPTLPGPKGLAKAMGGGPGSSLEARSASELHVPPSAKKLQPSSSPLGHSPTTSPPPTARKMFPGLPPPSLQKKLKPDQMRMEIKREMLAGSLHSEGHPSDGPWSPREDMAPLNLSSRAEPVRDIRCEFCGEFFENRKGLSSHARSHLRQMGVTEWSVNGSPIDTLREILKKKAKPCLIKKEPATGELPSPLGEDGPKSPGKVLQALSLTPLPGRPGKPGPGSANIPREMTLSPLATKPSAGFLTPLTAKRPLPDDRLLAGELKPKTYIQTELPFKTKTIHDKSSHTSSEACCELCGLYFENRKALASHARAHLRQFGVTEWCVNGSPIETLSEWIKHRPQKVGAYRSYIQGGRPFTKKFRNSGHGRDGDKRVPLTLAPNSLALMNKHLGSEFGPGEASRTGDGGERPLASSPLALVKAEEHQRQNINKFERRQARPLDATPSRGEEASDFQQKLEEVRQPPPRVRPVPSLVPRPPQTSLVKFVGNIYTLKCRFCEVEFQGPLSIQEEWVRHLQRHILEMNFSKAEPRPVEPEAPEAQTVAEAQ comes from the exons CTACCGGGATGGAGGTGGTGCAGAATTCCCTCTGGGTTCACCACCGCTGCTGCTCCTGGGTCGGTTCCCCAGCCCTTCGGATGGGAGGGGCAGCCGGGCACCGTGGGAACGCCCTTTCTGTGTGGACAGAGGGGCCGATGTCAGGGAGGAAAGCACTTTAGAGAGGCCATCCAGCTCCAGGGAAGCTGGGGCCCCATTCTGTTCCCAGGAGACCTCCTTTGTCAGCGAGTCCAAAGCTGTACATACTGTGAAAACTCACACTGAATTGGGAGGGGGGCCGGAGCTTCGAGGAGCTCCTGAGATTGCGGCTGAGTCCCCTGTTCCCTTGGGGTCCTGGGAGGACAGGCACCCCACTTCTGAACCAAAGCCCCTTGACACTTTCCACAGAGAGCACTTATCGAAGAACAAGAAGGGTATCCTGAGGTTTGATTGGTTCTCAGACCCTGATGAGCATGCCCACTATAGGGAAAAGGGCCAAGGCCTAGACAGTGGGGTCGGGCAGGCGATGCGAGCCCAGCCCCTAAGAGAGGCGGCTCCCCCCCTGGCCCTTCCAGGTTTCAGGAAAAGCCCTGCTCCTGGCTTAGGCAAAATCAGAACCCTGGAGGCAGCAGTGGTCACTGAGAGGAAGGGGCTGCTGACAGAGCCAGAGGTATCTGAAAGAAGTCCTCTTCCTGAGCCCCGTCCTGAGTGGGTCTTGCCCAGGCCAGGCCTTCAAACTGGTCCTGAACTGGCCATCAGTAAACAGACATGGACAGTGAATGAGGAAGACTCAGTGGAACGGCTGTCCCTAGAACCCCCGCCCTGTGGCCCATATGACATTGAAATGAGGCCCTACTTTTGTAACTTGGTAGAGGAGGCTGACAAGGAAGCACTGGGGCAGGAGGAAGACCCTGCTGTCTACACTTGTATTGAGTGCAGCATTTACTTCAAGAAGAAAGAACATCTCCTGGACCATATGATGCAGCATAGCCGAGGCCCTGGGCAGGACCCTATAGGTGACTCCCGAGGGGGACAGGGGCAGTTCTCTTGCAGTGAATGTGGCTGGGCATTTGGGGACCCTGGCACTCTGGAGCAGCATCGCCGGCTCCACCAGGAGTCTAGGGAGAAGATTATTGAGGAAATTCAGAAACTGAATGAATTCCCAGATGAAGGACGAGATGCTCGACTCCAGTGCCCCAAATGTGTGTTTGGCACCAATTCCTCCAAGATCTTTGTACAGCATGCCAAGATGCATGTCAGGGAGAGGAGGGACCAAGGAGCCAAGGGCCTGGGCCTCTCTTGCCACTCAGGAGGTGAGGCCCAGGACAGTCCTGGCCACCTTGCCTATAAACACTTCAGATCCAATGAGCCCCCATTAGCCCAGGGGCCACCCCTAGGGCTAGGAAAAGGCCTTCACAGCTGCATCCTCTGTGGTTTCCCAGCCccaaatgaaaatgttttgaagGAACATGTGAAGTATGCCCACTCTCACCAGCCTTGGGGGGGAGAGATTGAGGCTTTTGAAGATCTAGCCAGCCAGCCTGGAACCAGCCGTGACTCCTACAGCCCTGCTCGACTAGCCCGCATACCTGATGTGGACTATTTTGGCAAAGCAGACCGGCTGTTTGCTCCAGCATGGCAGGAAGGCTCTGCTCACTATGATCCCACTCCTGCCTTTGCTCTGGGACATCAAAGGCTGGACAGGAGCAGTCGGGTAAAAAAAGGCTTTGCCACTGCTAGCTTCCATTCAAGAAAGATGCTTCCATACAGTTCCACCCATAAGTCCTTGGGAACATTGCCATTCTCCTCGGCCAAAGTTTATAATCCCTATACCTTGCatcctagtaaaaaaaaaagtatggctcATCTGAAGGACCTGGAGAGTGATGTGGGTCGAGACTTCTTCACTGGGTGGGAGGAGCTCAGGCCCCCAGGGTCTTATACCAGTGACTTGGGAAACGTGGAAGAGGAGATGTCTTTAACCACTGAGATTGACTTTCCACAGAACAGAAGCTTTAACCCTATCACCATCCCCCAACCTGCGTTGGAGCTCAAAAGGACTTTTCGAGAAGCCTTACAAAAGGCTGAGTCCTCAGAGGCACAGCAGCACCAGCTGCGGAAGATGGTCCCCATAGTCCTTGTGGAAGAGATGAATCTACAGCCTCCACGGGCTTTCCAAGCCCATGGTCGGCTGGCAAAGTCTCAGGGGGCTCCCTCTTCCACAGAGCTGATGCTGGATGGGCCTATCCCATTGGATTTGTTGCTGCTGGATTCCCCACTCGAAGGGCCCTTGGGAATTGATGACCTCTTTGATTCAGACTCCCCCATGCTAAAGAATGAGGAGAGGAAGTGCCCTTACTGCCCAGACAGGTTTCACAATGGGATTGGCCTGGCTAACCATGTTCGGGGCCATTTGAACCGTGTAGGGGTGAGCTACAATGTCCGACACTTCATCTCTGCAGAGGAAGTAAAAGCAATCGAGCAAAAGTTCTCCttccaaaagaagaagaaaaaag TTGCCAACTTTGACCCCAGCACATTCAGCTTGATGCGCTGTGAGTTCTGTGGAGCAGGCTTTGACACCCGAGCAGGCCTTTCTAGCCATGCCCGAGCTCACCTGCGTGACTTTGGCATTACCAACTGGGAGCTCACCATTTCACCTATCAATATTCTCAAGGAGCTGCTGGCAGCATCGGCAGAGCGCCCTGTGTTGGTAGCCCCAGGCCCGGGGGAGCCTGGATCCCCAGGCTGTGAGAGGGAGATGCTGGGCTTTGGCCCACCCAGCCTGATGACTTTGTCGGAATGCAGAGGACGGGGCTCACCACTCTCTCCATTTCCCCAAGCCTGGGGTGATGAGTTGGGGCCAATCTACCGAGATG TTCTGGCCTCTGAGGAAGAAGAGATGGTGGCTATGGAGCTGGCCTCACCCCCACTCCCAAAGAAGAGTCTTCCCCCAGGGCAGCTGGATCAAACTGCCAGCAGGTTGGGTAACAAGATGTCGCCAGAGATTCCCCACGGGAGCAAACAAGAACCCCCAGACCTCAAAG CTCAGAATCTGACAACATGTGAGGTGTGTGGTGCTTGTTTTGAGACCCGAAAAGGCCTTTCCAGCCATGCGCGCTCCCACCTGCGTCAGCTAGGGGTGGCTGAGTCTGAAAGTAGCGGAGCCCCCATCGACCTGCTGTACGAGCTgatgaaacagaaaggaaaaccTGACAGCAGCCCCCTGCCCCTACCCCTGGCCAAGAAATCGGGCTCCCCAAAGGAGGCAACTGCCTCTCCCCGCCCAGGCCTGTTGACCCTCAGCAAGGCAGTTGACAGATCCCCTGATATCCCCATCAACAAGGCCATCAAGTCACCCCCTGGCTTCTCATCCAAGGGCCTCTCCCACCCACCAGGCTCCCCTCTCCTCAAGAAGGTGCCGCCTGCTTTGTCGGGGTCCCCCCCACCCAAGAACCCTGAGGACAAGAGCCCCAAGCTGCCCCTGAGCCCCCTGTCAGGCTCCCCGAAGGCGCAGTGGCCCCAACCAGAGGATGAGGGGCCCCTGAACCTCAGTGAGTTGGGATTTTTTAAGCTGG CTTTAGATAGTGATTCGGGCAGAGAGCTTGATTGCCAGTTGTGCGGGGCCTGGTTTGAGACCAGAAAGGGCCTGTCCAGTCACGCCAGAGCCCACCTGCGCCACCTGGGGGTGAGCGACCCGGATGCCAAGGGATCCCCCATAGACGTGCTTCACGAGCTCATCAAGAGCGACGGCTTCCAGACCCGCCTCCCAGCAGAGCGGGAGGTGCTGGCAGAGCCTGGGCGGTCTGGCTTTTCGGCCCTCCGGCCCTCGGCCACGGCTCTCTCACTGCTCTCCCCCCCGCCCGCCAAGAAGCCCAAACCGAGGGCGTCGGGTGAGGCCAGCCTTCGGGGGAAGCAGGATCTCTCTGCCAGCATATTCTGGGCCTCAGACGTGGAGCTGTCTCCTCTCAATCTCT CATCAGGCCCAGAGCCAGTCAGGGACATCCGTTGTGAGTTTTGTGGTGAGTTCTTTGAGAATCGAAAAGGCCTGTCAAGCCACGCACGCTCCCATCTGCGGCAGATGGGAGTAACAGAGTGGTATGTCAATGGCTCGCCCATTGACACCCTGAGAGAAATCCTGAAGCGCCGGACCCAGCCTCGGGCTGGAGGACCTCCCAACCCAACCTTGCCAGGCCCAAAGGGACTGGCCAAGGCAATGGGTGGGGGACCCGGTAGCTCTCTGGAGGCCCGAAGTGCTTCAGAGCTGCATGTACCGCCCTCTGCCAAGAAACTGCAGCCATCCAGCAGCCCCCTGGGCCACTCACCAACCACCTCTCCACCTCCAACTGCTCGGAAGATGTTCCCTGGTCTgccacctccctccctccagaagaaattaaagcctgATCAAATGCGGATGGAGATCAAACGGGAGATGTTGGCTGGAAGCCTGCACAGTGAAGGACACCCATCTGATGGACCCTGGTCACCACGTGAGGACATGGCGCCCCTGAATCTAT CTTCCCGGGCTGAGCCAGTCCGGGACATCCGCTGTGAATTCTGTGGTGAATTCTTTGAGAACCGAAAGGGCCTGTCAAGCCATGCACGCTCTCACCTGCGGCAGATGGGGGTAACTGAGTGGTCAGTTAATGGTTCACCCATTGATACTCTTCGAGAGATCCTGAAGAAAAAGGCCAAACCGTGTCTTATTAAGAAGGAACCTGCCACAGGCGAACTGCCCTCACCCTTGGGTGAGGATGGGCCCAAATCCCCTGGAAAGGTGCTTCAGGCCCTGTCTTTGACCCCATTGCCTGGTCGTCCTGGCAAACCGGGGCCTGGCTCTGCCAACATACCCCGGGAGATGACCCTTTCTCCTCTTGCCACCAAACCGTCTGCTGGTTTTCTCACCCCTTTGACGGCAAAGCGGCCGTTGCCTGATGACCGACTTCTCGCTGGGGAATTGAAGCCTAAGACCTATATACAGACAGAGCTGCCCTTCAAGACCAAGACCATTCATGACAAAAGCTCACACACTT CCAGTGAAGCCTGTTGTGAGCTATGTGGTCTCTATTTTGAGAATCGTAAGGCACTGGCCAGTCATGCTCGGGCTCACCTGCGGCAATTTGGAGTGACAGAATGGTGTGTGAATGGCTCCCCAATTGAGACCTTGAGTGAGTGGATCAAGCACAGACCCCAGAAGGTGGGGGCCTACCGCAGCTATATTCAAGGTGGCCGGCCCTTCACCAAGAAGTTCCGTAATTCAGGCCACGGACGAGATGGGGACAAACGAGTGCCCCTCACCTTGGCTCCCAATAGCCTCGCCCTGATGAATAAGCACCTGGGGAGTGAATTTGGGCCTGGAGAAGCTAGCCGGACTGGAGATGGTGGTGAACGACCCCTGGCATCCTCACCTCTTGCATTGGTGAAAGCAGAGGAACACCAGCGTCAGAATATCAATA AATTTGAGCGCAGACAAGCCCGACCTCTGGATGCAACCCCTTCTCGGGGTGAGGAGGCCAGTGACTTTCAGCAGAAACTGGAAGAAGTGCGACAGCCACCTCCTAGAGTAAGGCCTGTCCCCTCACTGGTCCCCCGCCCTCCCCAGACGTCATTGGTGAAATTTGTGGGCAACATCTACACTCTGAAATGCAG GTTCTGCGAAGTGGAGTTCCAGGGTCCCCTCTCCATCCAGGAGGAGTGGGTTCGGCATCTCCAGAGGCACATCCTGGAAATGAACTTCTCCAAAGCGGAGCCCCGGCCTGTGGAGCCTGAGGCCCCAGAGGCACAGACAGTGGCAGAGGCCCAGTAA